From the Brachyspira suanatina genome, the window TACCTCTTACAAGATTTATAATGGGTACTGCAATAGGAGTAAAAGGAGCTATCATACCATTAATATTTGGAACAGTCCCTTTCTTTGCAAGACAGATAGAAAGTGCATTATCAGAAGTTAATCCAGGACTTGTAGAGGCGGCACAGTCTATGGGATCATCTCCTATAGCTATTATTTTCAGAGTATATTTAAAAGAAAGTATAGCTCCTATAGCAAGAGGAACTACTATAACAATAATTAGTTTAATAGGACTTACTGCTATGGCTGGAGCTGTAGGGGCAGGCGGACTTGGAACTTATGCTATACAATCAGGATATTATAGAAATAAATTAGATATTATATATGTATCTGTAATACTTCTTGTAATACTTGTTGGAATTATACAGGCTATTGGAAATTTTATAGTTAAAAAAGCTACACATTAAGAAAATTATTATGATATGAAAAAACTATTTGATATTGAGAGGGATTATTTATGGAAACTTTATTGAAAAGAAGAAAAGCTGTATTGATAGGGGCAGGACATGTAGGTTCTCATGCAGGATATGCATTGGCGGCTCAAGGTTTAGTTGAAGAAATAATTTATATTGATATAGATGAAAAGAAGGCATTTTCTCAGGCTTTAGATATATTTGATGCTACAGTTTATTTACCTCATAGAGTAGAAGTAAAATCAGGAACTTATAAAGATATAGATGATGCTGATATAATGGTGGTATGTGCGGGTCCTTTGCCTAATATGAATCAAACTAGAATGGATACTTTAGGTGCTACAATAGGGGTTATGAAAGATGTAACATCTAAAATAAAAAATACAAAGTTCTCAGGAATCATAATCAATATTTCTAATCCTGCAGATGTTATCACTCATTATTTACAAAATAAATTGAATTATGATCCTAAAAGAATAATATCTACAAGTACCACATTAGATTCTGCAAGATTAAGAAGAGCCATATCAGAGGCGATTAATGTTGATCAAAAGTCAATATATGCCTATGCTTTAGGTGAGCATGGAGAAAGTCAGATGGTTCCATGGTCAACAGTTACTATAGCAGGAAAGCCTTTGTTTGAACTTATGAAAGAAAAAGATAAATACTCAAAACTTGATTTAAAAGAATTAGCTTATAAAGGAAGAAGAGGCGGCTGGGATGTTTTAGAGGGTAAAGGATCTACAGAGTTTGGAATAGGTACTGCTTTAGCTGAAGTGGCACGCGCTGTACTTTGCGATGAGCATAGAGTTCTTCCTGTTTCAGTTTATTTAAATGGAGAATACGGACAAAATGATGTTTATGCTTCAGTTCCTGCAGTGCTTGGAAGAAATGGAGTTGAAGAGATAATCGAATTAAAGATGAATGATGAAGAGAAAAAATTATTTGATGAATCTTGCAGCGTGATGAAAAAGAATTATGAATTAGCTTTGAATATGTAATAATATTTATTATAGTATTATTATATATTGACAAATATTATATAAAATATAGTAAGGCAAATTCTCAATTATAAAATTTATAAAAGAGAATTGTATTATATAAAAATGATAATGCTATGAGAAGAATAATTTTACTTTTTATTTTTATATTTTCTGTTTCATGTTCTAATGCTGATAAAAATGTCCATATAGTGAGAGTGGGATATATAGGCGAGTCGGATAAAATTATTTGGCAAGAGGTGATGAAAAAAGTTTCTAATGATAATATAGAAATAGAATTGGTATCTTATATTAATTATTCTTCTCCTAATAAAGTTTTAAATGATGGTGAAATAGATTTAAATAATTTTCAGCATTATGCATTTTTTAATAAGGAGTTGGAAGATAAAGGATATGAATTAACTGCTATAGCAGATACATGTTTAGCTGCTATGAATATATATTCTGATAATATAACAAATATTAATCAGATTAAAGAGAATGATAAAGTTGCTATACCTAATGATGATTCTAATAGAGGCAGAGCTTTAAAAGTATTAGCAGCGGCAGGATTGATAGAATTAAAAAATATATATAAACAAAATCCTACTGTTAATGATATAAAAGAAAATAAATTAAATTTGGATATAATTGAAGTTGATGCTGGAAGTATATATGGTTTGCTTCCAGATATAGCAAGTGCCGTTATCAATAGTAATTTTGCTTTAAACTTCGGACTTGATCCTTATAGAGATTCTATATTTAAGGATAATACGAGCAATTATACTGATAAAAATTATATAAATATTATAGCTGCTAGAACAGAAAATAAGGATAATGAGACATACAAAAAAATAATAAATGCATATCAATCTGATGAGATTAAAGAAATATATAATAAAAAATTTAATGGAATATATAGCTGTTTGGTAATTTTATAGTTTTTAGTTGGGGGGACTATGAAATCTTTAATAATATTTTTTTTATTAATTAATATTCTTTCTTGCAATAATTCTAATGTTGATATTATAAAGGTAGGACATATAGGAGAATTTGATTCGGATGTATGGCAGAAAATAGATGAAGAGTTAAAAATTGAAAATGCAAGATTAGAACTTGTATATTTTGAAGATTATGAAATTTTAAATAAGGCTCTAAATGATGGTGAGATAGATTTGAATTCTTTTCAAAACTACATATATTTTGTAAATGAAACTAATAAATATAATTATAATCTTCATATATTAGGAAAAACTTTCGTGGCTCCTATGAATATATATTCAAAATTTCTTACGAATATAAATCAAATATCATCTAATGCTACAATAGCCATTCCTGATGATGAAGTAAATTTATCAAGAGCATTGCAAGTATTAGAAGTGGCAAATATCATTAAACTTGAAAGATTTGATACGAGTTTTTATAATATATCTAATATTATAGAAAATAAATTAAATATTCAATTTATAACTATGGATGCTAGTATAATTTATTATAATATGGATAAGGTTGATGCCGCCGTTATAAATTATGGATTTATTTCAGATTATATAAATTATAAAATTATATTTTATGATGATATATCAAAATATTCGCATGCTGGTTTGATGTCCTATGCTAATTTGATTGTATGCCGAGAAAAAGATAGAAATTATAATCTTTATAAGTTTATAACAGAAAGCTATAGACAGAAGATGAAGAAAAATATAGATAAAAATATATTAGATGGTCTTATTGCAATTGACTAATAATTAAATATAGGGATACATATAATGAAAAAATTATTATTTATTTTGTTTTTATTACTATTTATTATTTCTTGTAATTGTAAAAAAGAAGAAGTGGTAAAGATAGGATACATAGGGGAGCTTGACATGAGCATATGGGAATACGTAGCAAATGAAATGAAAGAACAAAATATTTTATTAGAATTAATACAATTTTCAGACTATTCTATAATAAATAAAGCTTTAAATAGCAAACATATAGATTTGAATCATTTTCAGCATTATGCTTATTTCGTTAATGCTACAAATAAAAACGATTATTATTTGAGTATAATAGATAAAACTTTTATAGCTGCTATGAATATGTATTCAGAAAATTTAACTAATTTATCTCAGTTACAACTACATTCAAAGATAGCAGTACCAAAAGATGAAGTAAATTTATCAAGATCATTAAAAATATTGGAATCTATAGGATTATTAAAATTAATTAGGAAGAATAATATTAATTATAATTTTACCACAAATGATATAAGAGAAAATTATTTGAAATTAGAGTTTGTAGCTGTAGAGGCAGATGATGTTTATTCTGTCATGTCTTTTGTTGATGGAGCTTTTGTTAATCTCAATCTTAATTTTGATTTTAAAGATTCAAATATATTATATTATGATGATCCTAGTAAATATGATTCTGATATGTATATAAATCTTATAGTTGCAAGATTAGAAGATGAAGATAATAGCGTTTATAAAAAGATAGCTGAGACTTATAAAAAAAGAATAAAAGAGGTTGTCGAATCAGGAAAATTAAATGGAATTATCATCAATTATTAATAGTTTTTATTGAAATTATTCAAAAAATAATATAATCTAAATAAATTAATTTAATTAAAATTTTATAAAGGAGCGAAAATGAAAAAATTTTTATTATTTATATCATCAGCCATATTATCATTAATGATATTATCATGCGGAAATACTTCTTCTGGTGATCAAAAGGTAGTTAAAGTTGGTTTTGCTGGAGAGTCTGATTATCAAATCTGGGATCCTATAGTAGCTAAACTAGCTGAAGAAGGAATAAAAGTAGAGTTAGTATCTTTCTCTGATTACACTATACCTAATCAGGCTTTAAATGATGGAGAGATTGATTTGAATGCTTTCCAACACTATGCATACTTTAATGATGAAGTATCAAATAAAGGATATGATTTAACTGCTATAGCTGATACTTATATATCTGCTATGAATATTTATTCTACTAATATCACAGATGTAAAACAATTAAAAAACGGCGATAAAATAGCTATACCTAATGACCCTTCTAATGGTGGAAGAGCTTTAAAAGTTCTTCAGGCTGCAGGAATCATTAAAGTAAAACCTGAAGCAGGAGATACTCCTAGTGTAAGCGATATAATAGAAAATCCTCTAAATATTGAAATCGTAGAAATGGATGCAGGTGCTATTTATGGTGTTCTTCCTGATGTTGCTTGTGCTGTTATTAATGGAAACTATGCTATAGACTTCGGTTTGAATCCTGGTTCTGACTATATATTCAAAGATGACCCTTCTATTTATAGTGGAAAATCTTTTGTCAATTTGATAGCTGCAAGAACTAAAGATAAAGATAATGAATTATACAAAAAAGTTGTAGCAACTTATCAATCTGAAATAGTAGAAAAAGTTTATAATGAGAATTTCTTAGGTTCTTATCTTCCTACTTGGAAATAATAAATAGAATTAATTTTTGATTAAGTTAAGCTATGTATATTTTTTATACATAGCTTTTATTTCATATTACTTAATTAATATAAAAATTATAATATATTTTGGATAAAATGTGTATCATATAACTAATATCAAAGAAGCATAAAAAATTATAAGGAAAATTGTTTGTTAGCCTACTCTTCTATAATTAACTTCCTACTATATATATATTTTATGCTGAAAATCAAGTTACTCATTTCTTCCAAAATATACAATTTTTTCATAAAAAATAAGAATTTATAAGTATAAATAACATTATTTTTTTAATATTTATCAAACTAAATAAAAACTTCATTTATCAGTTATAATAGTATATTTTAATTCCTTCCCTTTTATGTATTTTATTTTTATTCAAAATTAGTAATATCATTTATTTTAAAGCTTAAATAATAAAAGCATTCATGACCAAGATTTTATTATATTTATAATCTCATTCACGAATGATGAGCTGATTCTTAAATATAAATAATATTTGAATTATTAATTTATTTATATTATTTTCTTAATCTACCGTACGTTGTATAAGTTATAAATTTAAAATTTCACATTATAACATTTATAAATAACAAAAATTGTCGCTTTTATAAAAAATAAGAAAATAAATAACTTAAATGCACTAAATAAAATTCTTAAGGTTTTTTTTATATTACCGTTAATATTAGAAGTTAATTACTAAAAAAGGAGTTCTTAGTATGACTATCAATAGAATAAATAATAATGTACAGCAAACAGCACAAGTTCAGATGCCTGCTCCTAAAGAAAATATTGCAGCTCAAAACCCTACTAATATACAAAAGATAAGCCAGCAAGGAAACGGTATGTCTCCTCTTTCAAGCAGATACACTTACGCTATAGGACGTGATGGTAAAAGATACGTTTTACAGCTTAGAATAGATATATCTTCTGTAAGAGCTTTCAGTTCATTAGCTTAAAATATATTTTTTGTATTAAGCATATATTATGTAAACATATACACTAGAAATATTTTTGTAAGGATAGTTCTATGCTGAATATTAGTATATAAAAGCTGGAATTTAAATTCCAGCTTAATAATACTATATTTAAATATATTTCTTTACAACTATTCTGTTGCCTTCTACAAGAATAACTTTTAAATTGCTACCTTTATCTATGAATTCCCCTTCACTAACTGCATCGTACTTTTTTCCATCTATAACTATATATCCTGAAGGTCTGAAAAAAGTATCAGCTATTCCCTCTTTACCTATTAAATCATCATAAGAAACGCTTGAATGATATCCAGAAGTATCACTATCTAATGTAATCTTATCTTTAAAATCTTTTGATTTACTCATAAACCTTGCAATCAATATTATAAGTACAATATCTATTAATAAAGAAATAAATATCACAAAAGAAGCTACGGCTATATTATGTATGCCGAAAGAAATGAATACTCCGGCTACAATTCCTATTATTCCAAGTATACCTGTAATTCCAAAACCCGGTATAAGAAATAATTCAACACAAAGAAGAACAACCCCAAGTATAAATATGGCAGGTGCTAAAAATGTGCTACTTCCTGAAAAAAACTGAATAAAGAAAAATACAGCAAAAGCTATTATGGCTGTTACTCCTCCAACACCAAACCCTGGGGTTTTTATTTCAATATATATTCCAGCTATACCTATAGACATTAAAATACTCAATACAAAAGGATTGAGAAGAAATTTCAATACAGAATCATATCCATCTTCTTCTATATTTACTATTTCAGCATTATTCATATTTTTTAATTCTAATATCTCATTTATGGAATTGGCTTTTTTATCAGCTATATTTATAGATACTGCCTCATCTGCACTTAATGTAAGTAAAGTCTTATCATCTAAATCTATACCGTCACTTTTCTTAGTTAAAACTATAGTTTCATCAACCATAGCTTCAGCAGCTTTGGAATTCTT encodes:
- a CDS encoding MetQ/NlpA family ABC transporter substrate-binding protein, with translation MKSLIIFFLLINILSCNNSNVDIIKVGHIGEFDSDVWQKIDEELKIENARLELVYFEDYEILNKALNDGEIDLNSFQNYIYFVNETNKYNYNLHILGKTFVAPMNIYSKFLTNINQISSNATIAIPDDEVNLSRALQVLEVANIIKLERFDTSFYNISNIIENKLNIQFITMDASIIYYNMDKVDAAVINYGFISDYINYKIIFYDDISKYSHAGLMSYANLIVCREKDRNYNLYKFITESYRQKMKKNIDKNILDGLIAID
- a CDS encoding methionine ABC transporter permease, which translates into the protein MLDMMNNLMPNVMADLPRLYQSIIQTFVMLFYSGVISFFIGGFLGVLLIVTKKFGIMENILLYEVLSKVINFFRAIPFIILLAMLVPLTRFIMGTAIGVKGAIIPLIFGTVPFFARQIESALSEVNPGLVEAAQSMGSSPIAIIFRVYLKESIAPIARGTTITIISLIGLTAMAGAVGAGGLGTYAIQSGYYRNKLDIIYVSVILLVILVGIIQAIGNFIVKKATH
- a CDS encoding MetQ/NlpA family ABC transporter substrate-binding protein, coding for MKKFLLFISSAILSLMILSCGNTSSGDQKVVKVGFAGESDYQIWDPIVAKLAEEGIKVELVSFSDYTIPNQALNDGEIDLNAFQHYAYFNDEVSNKGYDLTAIADTYISAMNIYSTNITDVKQLKNGDKIAIPNDPSNGGRALKVLQAAGIIKVKPEAGDTPSVSDIIENPLNIEIVEMDAGAIYGVLPDVACAVINGNYAIDFGLNPGSDYIFKDDPSIYSGKSFVNLIAARTKDKDNELYKKVVATYQSEIVEKVYNENFLGSYLPTWK
- a CDS encoding MetQ/NlpA family ABC transporter substrate-binding protein; the protein is MRRIILLFIFIFSVSCSNADKNVHIVRVGYIGESDKIIWQEVMKKVSNDNIEIELVSYINYSSPNKVLNDGEIDLNNFQHYAFFNKELEDKGYELTAIADTCLAAMNIYSDNITNINQIKENDKVAIPNDDSNRGRALKVLAAAGLIELKNIYKQNPTVNDIKENKLNLDIIEVDAGSIYGLLPDIASAVINSNFALNFGLDPYRDSIFKDNTSNYTDKNYINIIAARTENKDNETYKKIINAYQSDEIKEIYNKKFNGIYSCLVIL
- a CDS encoding L-lactate dehydrogenase, which codes for METLLKRRKAVLIGAGHVGSHAGYALAAQGLVEEIIYIDIDEKKAFSQALDIFDATVYLPHRVEVKSGTYKDIDDADIMVVCAGPLPNMNQTRMDTLGATIGVMKDVTSKIKNTKFSGIIINISNPADVITHYLQNKLNYDPKRIISTSTTLDSARLRRAISEAINVDQKSIYAYALGEHGESQMVPWSTVTIAGKPLFELMKEKDKYSKLDLKELAYKGRRGGWDVLEGKGSTEFGIGTALAEVARAVLCDEHRVLPVSVYLNGEYGQNDVYASVPAVLGRNGVEEIIELKMNDEEKKLFDESCSVMKKNYELALNM
- a CDS encoding MetQ/NlpA family ABC transporter substrate-binding protein encodes the protein MKKLLFILFLLLFIISCNCKKEEVVKIGYIGELDMSIWEYVANEMKEQNILLELIQFSDYSIINKALNSKHIDLNHFQHYAYFVNATNKNDYYLSIIDKTFIAAMNMYSENLTNLSQLQLHSKIAVPKDEVNLSRSLKILESIGLLKLIRKNNINYNFTTNDIRENYLKLEFVAVEADDVYSVMSFVDGAFVNLNLNFDFKDSNILYYDDPSKYDSDMYINLIVARLEDEDNSVYKKIAETYKKRIKEVVESGKLNGIIINY
- a CDS encoding NfeD family protein, producing MKKINNILIMLLLSIFIFSNYLYSKDGKVYVIKRQEFQEINRWYAGYLKKAIDEADDKKADLIILELDTPGGLLSSALSIKNYIMESNVPVVVYINKNALSAGALISLSAKEIYMSDGSVIGAATPVYLNGNEPKKAGEKEVSAMRAAMRASAETTKKNSKAAEAMVDETIVLTKKSDGIDLDDKTLLTLSADEAVSINIADKKANSINEILELKNMNNAEIVNIEEDGYDSVLKFLLNPFVLSILMSIGIAGIYIEIKTPGFGVGGVTAIIAFAVFFFIQFFSGSSTFLAPAIFILGVVLLCVELFLIPGFGITGILGIIGIVAGVFISFGIHNIAVASFVIFISLLIDIVLIILIARFMSKSKDFKDKITLDSDTSGYHSSVSYDDLIGKEGIADTFFRPSGYIVIDGKKYDAVSEGEFIDKGSNLKVILVEGNRIVVKKYI